The window TACAGGGCATGAAGCGACCGCAAGGCATATCATCGAAGCGACGCAACAGCTGCGCACCTTCATGCTTCCCCTGACCATCCTCTCTTCTAGCCTCACCCGCAAGGATACCCAACAGGCCTTCCACTGACCCGTGAACCGGCGGACGCCGGACGCGAGATCGCCCGATGCCGAATCGCTTCTCAGCGTACTCCCGCGGGAACGGCACCGATCTGTTGCAGAAGAGTTAGCATATCGAAGTAGTGCCGACTTTCCTTAATCTTGTCCCCTTCGAATAGAAGCAGCAGAGCTGAGGGAGTCACCTGTCGCTTCCCCGTCGCGGCGATGGTGCCACCAGGGCCCTCAAGGGGGCCGGTGTGCGTCCCCTCCCAGGTAATCTCCAGAACTACGTTGTCCCCCATCGAAACTGCGTTCGTGACCTTACCCTTCACATCCGGAAAGGCCCGCTTCCATCCCTGGTACGCAGTGACAATCGCGTCGACCCCCTGGATACGCCTCTGGGTGCCCACTTCGTTATAGAGGGCATTGGCGGTGAGCGTTTC of the Candidatus Eisenbacteria bacterium genome contains:
- a CDS encoding ester cyclase; translated protein: MASKDLTKISRDHIEAFNAADWSRVKETLTANALYNEVGTQRRIQGVDAIVTAYQGWKRAFPDVKGKVTNAVSMGDNVVLEITWEGTHTGPLEGPGGTIAATGKRQVTPSALLLLFEGDKIKESRHYFDMLTLLQQIGAVPAGVR